The Mixophyes fleayi isolate aMixFle1 chromosome 1, aMixFle1.hap1, whole genome shotgun sequence genome includes a region encoding these proteins:
- the SELPLG gene encoding P-selectin glycoprotein ligand 1, with the protein MSSPTTTLLLFYTSFIPAISYKLPLMDESHLAVHTDKLLNKPNSSPLDINDQLELAIPDKLDETFPIFIRMKREIDDAKSTITSLSIPEMTSESPLEEASDTTPHILEANSSPLTEVQTMSLLGSDETTPLTDLDQTTSEETLKEAETIHLDKSVTELIKTSTIDFTLSPTKSEELSIFTSSKANKVTLVTQVQSTDNQPISSIQTSTNDQLSEDVSSSALPKLPNTTPSKSTVTLNGLTTGHGSTSGWIPVSSGSTPAMVTHTNPTSEDMIHTQSLMKQCMLTILILAVVCTVFIVTTIALAAKISALKQRHKHYRANYTEMRCISSLLPDSDQQSKAKPKRLKTFAANVEENDGDNTTLNSFLPE; encoded by the coding sequence ATGTCTTCTCCAACAACCACTCTCCTATTGTTTTATACATCATTCATTCCTGCAATTAGCTACAAGCTTCCACTTATGGACGAATCCCATTTGGCTGTTCATACTGATAAATTATTAAACAAACCAAACAGTTCTCCCCTTGACATAAACGACCAGTTGGAATTGGCAATTCCAGACAAATTGGATGAAACATTCCCCATATTTATACGCATGAAAAGAGAAATTGATGATGCCAAGTCAACTATCACATCTCTATCAATACCTGAAATGACCTCAGAATCACCACTGGAAGAAGCCTCTGATACCACTCCACATATACTGGAGGCAAATAGTTCACCGCTCACTGAAGTTCAGACCATGTCTCTCCTTGGTAGCGATGAAACTACGCCTTTAACCGATCTAGACCAGACAACATCCGAGGAGACGCTCAAGGAAGCTGAGACAATACACTTAGATAAATCAGTGACAgaattaataaaaacatcaaccaTTGACTTTACATTAAGTCCCACCAAATCTGAAGAGTTATCTATTTTTACAAGTAGTAAAGCTAATAAAGTCACCTTAGTTACCCAAGTCCAGTCAACAGATAATCAACCGATAAGCAGCATACAGACTAGCACCAATGATCAATTGTCGGAGGATGTTTCATCTAGTGCTCTTCCAAAATTACCAAATACTACTCCATCAAAATCCACAGTGACCTTAAATGGTCTAACAACTGGACATGGTAGTACCAGTGGATGGATTCCAGTTTCCTCTGGCTCTACACCTGCTATGGTAACACATACGAACCCAACTTCAGAAGATATGATACATACCCAATCTCTAATGAAACAATGCATGCTGACTATCTTAATTCTGGCTGTTGTGTGTACTGTCTTTATTGTCACTACAATTGCACTTGCTGCCAAAATTTCCGCTCTGAAGCAAAGACACAAGCATTACAGAGCCAACTACACAGAAATGAGGTGTATCTCTTCTCTCCTGCCAGACAGTGACCAGCAGAGTAAAGCAAAGCCTAAAAGACTGAAGACGTTTGCTGCCAATGTAGAGGAGAACGATGGTGACAATACCACCCTCAATAGCTTTCTTCCTGAATAG